The DNA region ACTGGAAGTTTGACGATGCCGGCTATGCCATCCGCGGAGGCGACGGTGAGttttgttcttgttgttgggATGGATGCGTGACCTCGTCACTGACTCACGACTACCTTTAGGCGGCACACCTCCTCCGTTCATGCCCGGTAACGCGGGCTTTCTCTACGCAGGTAAGTTTTGTCTCATCAATTGGTCTCTGAGAGGTGTACTAACAGGCAACACAGTTGCGTATATGGCAGCCGGGTGGCAAGGCTCTGAGGGGGACGCGCCGGGGTTTCCCAAGGACGGAGGGTGGGTGGTGAAGCACGAGGGGTTGCAAAAGGCACCTTGAGACGGATGCTTTCTCGTCCAAACTTGGAGCAAATGTCAGCTTGCGTTCTGAGAATGTGCTTAGAGGTAATATTGCGTTTCCTAGATAACAGCATAGCAACTCAGTAACCAGTCTGACGCAGTTTACCTGGACAATATACAGCTGCAGCATGTATGCTCCGGTATCATATCACCTTGAGCCTGTGGTATTTCCGTGGTTGTGATTCAGTATTCTACGTATCATCGTGTATAGCACCCGCTGTTTCCAAACTCATCTTCAGTTAAGGCTTCTACGGTTCAAGGTCAGCCTGCAATGTAAGCCATGAGCGTGATTCAAATGCTTGGAAACAGCTTCACTCGACGTCAGAATGGAAAAGCGCGACACAGCTGCGCCTAGGTGTCTATTCaggttttcttttcctcaAAATTACATGACCTCCCCAGCCTTCCTCGAGACAAAAAAGAACCGCCGGTTACTCTCTATACCGTCTACCACTCTCTAATCTCACCACCCGGCCCGATGAACCCGGGGCTCACCCACGCCTTGGAGTCCTTGGAAAGCTCGCGGACCTGGGCctcgtcgatctcgatgCCCAGCCCGGGACCCGTCAGCAGGTCGATGTAGCCGTCCGTCACCTTCCACACCTCCGGGTTGTGCGTGTAGCTCGTCAGGTCCTGCCCCGTGCTGTTGTAGTGGATGCCCAGGCTCATCTCCTGGATGACGAAGTTGGGCGAGGCGAAGTCGACCTGGGCGttggcggccagggcgatGGGGCCGAGCGGGCAGTGCGGCGCCAGGGCGACGTCGTaggcctcggccatggcggcgatgcggcgCATCTCGGAGATGCCGCCGACGTGCGAGATGTCGGGCTGCAGGATGTCGACGcagccggcctcgaggaaggGCTTGACGTCCCAGCGGCTGTGGAGGcgctcgccgagggcgatggggATCGAGGTCAGCCCGCTGATCTccttgatgccgccgatgtGCTCCGACAGCAGGGGCTCCTCGATGAAGAGCGGACGATGGGgctcgagggccttggcGAGCTGCTTGGCCATGGGCTTGTGGACGCGGCCGTGGaagtcgacgccggcgtccaggccgagcgccttgacggccttgacgcgctcaacggcggcgtccagggcCGAGGGGGAGTCGAGCCAgccgaggtcctcggtgGCGTTCATCTTGACGGCCTTGAAGCCCTGTTCCTTGCGGGCGAGTCTGCATGTTTTTTGACGAGACAAGGTCAGCGATGGTGCTTCTTCTAGTGACTGAATTCCCGCGAGGGATCCAGCGAGAGACCCAGCGAGGGGGAAGACACGGGTCAGTTGGGCGCAACTCACGCTTGCTGCTCGACGTCGTTCGGCCTGTCGCCGCCGATCCACGCGTAGACCTTGAGCTTATCTCTGACCTTTCCGCCCAGGAGCTGCCAGATGGGGAGACCGAGTTTCCTCGCTTCTCATGGGGTCAGTGACTGGTCGAGGTTTTTTGTTTCAAAGCGCAGATAGATGTCTGACATCAACTCACCCTTGAGATCCCACAGAGCaatgtcgatgccggccaaCGCGCTCATGAAGACGGGGCCGCCCCGGTAAAAGGTCGTCCGCCATGACATCTGCCAGATGTGCTCGATGTCGCTGGGTACATGGTCAGTTTTTCTTTTCGGGGCTCATCATAAGAGGCTAAAcgcccgggggggggggggggggaggggggggggcgacTCACTCTGCCTCCATGCCCGAGTATCTCTCAAACCACGCGTCGAGGCAcccctcgacggcctgggtGTGGCCCTCCAACGAAGCCTCGCCCCAGCCGACGTTGCCCGCCTCGTCGGTGATCTTGACGAACAGCCACCTCGGGGGTACCCGAAAGTACTCCATCTTTGCGATTTTGCCCATGATGAGGGGGGGTATTTGGGTGTGGTGCAATAAACAGTCTCTTAGGGGGCGGGTGCTTGGTAAGGGAATACAGTAGAGATGATGGGCAAATGGGAGCAGGAATCAGTAGTAGGACTGGGTAGCGGGACTGGACGACTTCTCAACCCAGAAGAATGCTCAAGTAACAAGACTCAGTTGATGAAGGATGTCCCAACACACCAGCAACTTTGAAGCAATCGTGAGCTAATATGGACCATATGCCAAAGCGGAGCTCGACGGAGTTGAGCCACGGCAAAGTCGGCATGAAGTCCGGAACGACGCCGAGCCGTGCTCCCTCAGCCGCCTCTGCTCcgtctctcccctcctcccccttcccctcccttccctccctctaCTCTCTCCCGTTCCGACTCCGCAACGATCGCCCGTCGGAGAACcagcgcccccccccccccccctgcatGAGCCCTTTACCCGTCTCCAAAGGGAAGGTGGAGAAGGTGGGATGATGGGATGGAGCGTAGTGCGGGGTTCGGCGAAGCCTCACCCGAGACTATTCCCAGGGGGCAGACGCGCGATGTGGGGGCGATTCGGTGAGTGGTTTTCCGTTCGGTGAGGAAAAGGGACGTCAGGCGGAAAAAGGAGTGCTCACCGAGATGTCTCACCGAAGGGAGCCAGAGGTTGGTCTTATTGGTGGGTTCATGAAATTCCATTGTTCTATCTCCAGGTTCTATCAACGACCCCCGTGTGTATCTGTATGTATGTGCTTCTGATTACCGGACACCCCCAAATCCCCTACGTGCGTGTAGTCATCATCAACCAACCCGGTTCTATCCTATGCCCTATTCTATGCCTGGCCCGCCCTGATCTTCTTCTGCTGTGCCACCCACGTCTCGACCGCCTTCTTGAGCGTCTCCGGGTCCGACTCGCCAAagatgtcgacgccgaggcgggcCGGGAAGTTGTAGCGGTGCTTCCTGTCGAGGGCGTTGATCTTCTCGAACACGTCCTTGGGCAGCTCGAAGACTATGGGAGAGAGTGGGGGCCGTTAGTAAGGGGTCGTCGTCAAAAGAATAATGagataaataaataaaaaccgggggggggggggggctcgtCGTAC from Colletotrichum higginsianum IMI 349063 chromosome 4, whole genome shotgun sequence includes:
- a CDS encoding Mandelate racemase/muconate lactonizing enzyme domain-containing protein translates to MGKIAKMEYFRVPPRWLFVKITDEAGNVGWGEASLEGHTQAVEGCLDAWFERYSGMEADDIEHIWQMSWRTTFYRGGPVFMSALAGIDIALWDLKARKLGLPIWQLLGGKVRDKLKVYAWIGGDRPNDVEQQALARKEQGFKAVKMNATEDLGWLDSPSALDAAVERVKAVKALGLDAGVDFHGRVHKPMAKQLAKALEPHRPLFIEEPLLSEHIGGIKEISGLTSIPIALGERLHSRWDVKPFLEAGCVDILQPDISHVGGISEMRRIAAMAEAYDVALAPHCPLGPIALAANAQVDFASPNFVIQEMSLGIHYNSTGQDLTSYTHNPEVWKVTDGYIDLLTGPGLGIEIDEAQVRELSKDSKAWVSPGFIGPGGEIREW